The sequence ATAGGGCTGCTTTCTGGAGCTGCTTGCAAGGCCAGGTTCAACGTCTGGAATACAAGTGGATTGTTATTGGAACGCCCTAATACATAGGAGACGATGGATTTATCATGAAGATCGAGAATAGCGCTCAAATACGCTTTCTGACCATTGCCGTACTTGAATTCCGTTACATCGGTGAGCCACTTTTCATTCGGAGCATCAGCATGGAATTTACGGTTTAGTAGGTTCTCCGCCACCTGCTGCGGCGTGGCGTTCGTATACTTCTTTTTCTTTCTCCGGATAACAGACTGGATTCCCATTACCTTCATTAACCGCTCTACACGCTTATGGTTAATGGTTTTTCCGGTTTGTTTTCGCATATGCAGGGTTAATTGACGGTATCCAAAGGTGCGCTCCACTTTCTCATAGATGGTCATCATCACCTGGGTCAACTGCTCATTCTCCTGCTCACGAGAACTGGGTTTGCGATTTAGCCACTTGTAATAGCTTGAGCGCGCAATTCCTGCAATTTCGCATAGAAGTTGAACGCTAACTGCTGCATCCTTTTGAAGTGCTTGGATGGCAAGGTAAATCGTTTCCTGTCGTGTTTGATTTAGCGTCGCCTTCTTTCGAGTTCCTCTAACTTTTTTAAGAATGCATTTTCCGCCCGAAGTCGCTCAATTTCATACTCCATCTTCTTCATCTTGAGTTTCTGTTGATCGGCCTCCGTTAACTCTTCCGAAGCTTTCTTTCTCCCTCGGCCATCCTTTAACGCATCCTGACCACCATCTTCGAACTTCTTCACCCATTGGTATACTTGCTGGTAGGAGACCTGAAACTGTCCCGCTGTCTTTTGGTAGTCATGTTGATTGGTCAGGCAATACTGGACAATCTCGATCCGTTCTTGCCAAGTCGTAGAGCGACCTTTTGTCATAGCTTTTGCTTCCCCTTTATAGGCTTTTAAGCTGCTATGACCATTATACTTGTTAATCCAATTGAAAAGCTGTCTCGTACTGGCAATCTTGTATTTATCGATGATCTGGTACTGAGACAATCCCCCCTCAAGGTAATCCTTCACCGCCCGGAGCTTAAGCTCAGCACTGTAGCTTTGGAGATGCGTACGGGGCTCTAGCCCTTCATATCCAAACGTTTTGTACCGACGCTGCCATTTCATTAAAGTCGTCTTGTTAATCCCATATTTCTTCGCAGCTGCCAGAAAACCAATTTCCCCATTCGATACTTCTTCGAGAATGGCGAGTTTCTCCAAAGCATTATATTTTCCTCTAAACATGAAAAAGCTCCCCTCACAGTAGCAAGCTTTTTATTATTTCACCTGTCTACCGTATGGGGAGCATATCACTTTAACAGGTCCCGGCTGCCGCTAATTTTTTTTACTCCTGCTTCTCATCCGCAAAATTCAAACCTTGATCCGCCATTGCCCGCCGCAATTGATCCAGCGCTTTCGGCCCCATCCCATGCAGTTTCAGCAGTTCCGCCTCACCCGCTTCCGCAAGCTGCTCCAAAGTCAAATATCCGGCTCCCTGAAGCGCGCGTCTAGCCGGTTTGCTCAGTTTTTCGGGAAGACCGCTTTGAGTACCAGCCATATCTTGTTCCTCCATCTGCCCCCTCCTTTCCCTGTTACATTTATTATACCTTTTCCACTGCGGATGATTATCGGATCGGTACGCTCTATTGCAGAATCATTCCCCGCTCAAGTTACCTGAATAAGGACTTGCTCGGCTGAGGCGCATTGACAAGACGGAAAAATCGAAATAAAATTGGTAACCCCAATATTGGTAATACCAATTTTTATTTTTATACAAAAGAATAGGGAGGAAGCGTTATGGGTAAAAAAATTGCGGTTACCGTAACGGATTTGTTCGAGGATGTGGAGCTTACAAGTCCGGCAGAATCGTTTGAGGCGGCCGGTCACGAGGTTGCTCCTATCGAATGGAAAGCGGGAAAAGGCATTGACATTACCGGCTATCGTTCGATCCGTAATGATTTGAAAAATGCCGGCGCGAACTATAAAGATGAAGAAGTGGTCGTCAGCCGGAATATTGTAACAAGCCGCACGCCGGATGATCTGCCCGCCTTTAACCGGGAATCTCTGAACCTTCTGGGCCGGTAACGCTGGTATGAATTCGAAATGGATTGACCGTGGTTCTTTTGGCCGAAGGGGGATCGCCTTGTGATTACTCCTAAAATCCGCAATACCGCTTTGCTTGTCGCCGGTTGTTATTTTATGGAGAATCTGGACAGCACCATCGTTACAACGGCAGTTCCCGCGATGAGCCGGGCACTTCATGTCTCTTCGGCCCAAATGGGGCTGATTGTCACCGCTTATATGGTCACGTTGGCCGTGTTCATCCCGATCAGCGGCTGGCTGGCTGAGAGGTTCGGGACCCGGCCCGTATTTCTGTCGGCCATCGCGGTCTTTACGCTGGCTTCGGTTGCCTGCGCAATGCGCTGGCGGCGACCACGCAGAACCTTGCCGCTGCCTTCGGCATTGCCTTGGCAACGGTGGCGCTGCGCGCCGGGGAGCCGATCGCGCATGTTGTGACCGGCTCATCCAGCGCCTCGGGTCCTTACACCGTCTCCTTCTTCATCCTGGGCATCATCGCTTCATTTGCGGCGCTGGGGGCGGTACGGCTGGACCCAAGCGCCGGCAACGCTTTGCAGCGGAAGCAGCCTCAAGTAAGTCTGAATAAGCAGCGAAGAAGCGGCTAAGCCTCAACACAAAAAAATGGACCCGATTTCTCGGGTCCCAAGAATCTATATTCTCAAAAGGGGGTCATGTATACAGTTTACCCCATCACTGTTAGAGTTTGATAACGGTATTATTTCATTTGTGTAACAAGATATGACCGGGTATGGTTGCTATCCTTCCATCCGGCGCAGCGTAAATACCGTCAGCTCCGGACGGCACATGAACCGGAATGGCATGTAAGTCTCGCCAAAGCCCCGGTTGACATACAGCAGCCTCTGATCCCCGACCGTGTATAAGCCGCTGACATACTTGACCGACCCGTCCGGCACAAAGGGAGCGCCCATCAACGGAATGCGAATCTGTCCCCCATGGCTGTGCCCGGACAGCTGGAGCTGAATGGAATACTCCTGCACAAAATCCGCATAATCCGGCTCATGCATGAGCAGCACCGTGAATGTGCCTGGCGGAATGCCGCCCATCGCCGCCTTCGGGTTAGGGCCTGGACTGTTGATTAGATAATCCTCCATCCCCGCGACAGCAATGGATTCATTCCCTTTTCGGATAAGGGCATGCCTATTGCGCAGCACTGTGAACCCCGCAGCTTCCAGCAGACCGACCAGTATCTCGGCATGCTTGTAATCATGATTGCCAAGCACCGCAAATTTACCCAGCGGAGCAGTCAGACCGGCAAACAGAGGAACGGACTCTTCCAAATCCTCCGGGTGGCTGTCCACAATATCGCCGCTGAAGCAGATAAGGTCCGGCTCCGCCTCCCGGATATGGCGTATCAGCCGTTTTACATCCCCAGCATCCTTGTTAAAGCCTAGATGCACATCGCTGAAATGGACAAGCTTCAGTCCTGAAAAAGAAGCGGGAAGCTCCTTCCATTCCAGCGTTAGGCGGCTAATCTCCAACCAGCTCGGCTCACCCTTCCAGCTGTAACCGCCGGCCAGCAGCCCCGCACCGATTAACGCCGCCGCGCTGCGGGCCAGAAACTGGCGGCGGGTTATTTTTTTGCCGCCAGTGCCAGTGGAGGGCGAATCGGCCAAATTGTCGCCTGTGGGGGATACTGTAGATTTATTTTGCGCCGGTTCGTTCATTGGCCGTCCCTCCTTTCGCACCCGATTCTTCCGTCACCCAAATTCCCTAAAGGCCGATTTCGCCTAATCCTGCCCTACATACGTCAGACCCTAAAATCTTAAGGTCGCTTGAGCTCCCCTTTGTCTAGGGTAATGCTTATCACCGTTTCAGGCGTGCTGCTGTAAGCTGCCGCAAGCCCCTGGGAGACCGCCCCGCTACGGGACACCCGCCGCACTGACAGCGTCACTTCAAATGATTCGGTGAATGGGTAAGGATCAAGCAGCAGCGTCGTTCCCCGCCACTCTGCCGTTATAACCCGTCCGCCGGTAAAATCGAATTTCCCGGTGCCGGAGAAGCCGTTCTTCCACCACGGATGTTCCTGGGACTTGGGCGTTCCCGGTTCATTCAATCCAATATAGAGCGAGAGATCGTCGCAGAACGGCAGCAGTCTGCTGTCGTAATACAGCTCGGCCTCAAAGGCAGCCGCCCCGGACGCTTCCAGTTCCCGGTGAATCCGGGAGCGGCGCTTCTCCTCCTCCTGAAGGTAAACCGTCAGTTCGGGGCTGCTCTCGCTGGATATTTCAATCAGTCGTTCAAAATGCAGGCTGCATAGCAGCGCTCCATAAGGGGTCACCGCCTCGATTTAGTCCAGACCCCACCGGTAGAAAGTCAGCTTCGGCACGACGGGGAAATCGATAAAGCTGTACGGCGCCTTGGCCGTATCATTCCAGAAAGGAGCCTCGTCCAGATCAATCCATCCCCGGTCATGATTGCCTATCGCATACAGCACTTCATCCAGCCTCCGCTTCCGGGGAACCTGCTCCATATGGAACCGCGCCGCAAATTTCCCGGCCAGCAGCCCGTGGTCATGCTGCTTGATCATGACAAACTTCCCAGCCTGCTCCCGACAAATCACCGAAATACCTCCCAATAGATTCCATTTCCATGCATAGTTATGGAGATTATACCATATTTGCCTGGCCTGCCATGAAATAATCCAATCCCTGAAGCAGATCTTCGGACAGTTCATCACACTGCAAAAAGACCTTCATTTCGCGGACCACCCGTTCCCGGTCATCGCCGAACACCTTCACGATCCGGGCTAATTTCTCCCAGCCCGCCAGATCGCTGCGGAATTCTTCTCCGCTCATCGGAATACCATGCGATTCCACATACCAATGCGAGTTATACCCGTATGCCACGGACAGCAGCTTCAAAAAGGCAGCGCTGGTATACTTTCGCGGACCGCCGTAAACGGAGGGTCCCAGCGCATCGCCCAGGAACAGTACACGATCCTCCCTGACATGCAAAAAGCAGCTGTCGGAGGAATGATCCCCTCCCACGTGTACCAATTCGCAAACAACGCCGCCGAGATCAATGGCGATCCGGTCCTGGAACAGAATATCCGGTTCGATTATTCGGATGTCGCGATTTTCGCCGAACTCCTTGCGGATATCAGCCGCGCTGCCTTCGTTGATGGTCCCTTGGCGAATCAACTCCAGGAGGCAGGCGTCCGACCAGTCCAGCCCCGATAGCGAAGACAGCCCCCGGCCTGTCTCCGCATGGGCCACTACCGGGAGGCCCCAGGCCTGCATGCCAAAGGTATGGTCCCAGTGCCAGTGTGTCAGCGCCAGAATCTCCGGCATACGGACACCGCGCCGTTCCAGCTCCTTGCGGAACAATTCTGCATGCATCGGCGAATTGCCGGCATCCATGAGCAGGGTCCGCCGCTCTCCGGCGATGGCCGCGAGTATGGGACGGTCCGTTTCATGCTCGGCATGCATGATTATGACATGAGGGCTTAATTGTTGATAATGGTGGGTCATGTTCAGCTCCCCTTTTTCGCGTCAAGTGTATCCTTTGACAAAAATAGAATTGGCGTACAGTGATCACTCCAACTTAGCCGCACTAATCAGGCTTCGGATGGATGGGATGGAAATTCTCCCGCTTATTTTTCAAAAAGAGGGCTTGATTAGGGTCTAGACAGGAAAATCTCCATCTTAATCCGGCAATTTGGTAGAAGATAAAGAAAAACGGACAATAAGGCGGAGGATTTCCCGTTTAACGCCTCAAGTCTTGTTTTTTGCGAAATTAAGATGGAGGTTTTTCCGTTTATACCAGTGCCTGAACAAATAATCGAGTGCTGGCATCATCCAAATTCCAGGCATTAAGCGCATAACATCTCCATGTTGTACCAAATCGGTCTTTTATTCAAGGTAAAAGAATAGGCCGCCGCCGGATCATTGCCCGGCGGCGGCCCGCTTCGTATGCTCAGCCGCTGAATATGAATGTTACACGCCCAGCCAACGTTTGAACATATGCTTCGTCGTCTGCTTGTTGATTTCGGCGATGGAGGTCGTCAGCGGGATGCCTTTCGGGC is a genomic window of Paenibacillus durus ATCC 35681 containing:
- a CDS encoding IS3 family transposase (programmed frameshift) is translated as MFRGKYNALEKLAILEEVSNGEIGFLAAAKKYGINKTTLMKWQRRYKTFGYEGLEPRTHLQSYSAELKLRAVKDYLEGGLSQYQIIDKYKIASTRQLFNWINKYNGHSSLKAYKGEAKAMTKGRSTTWQERIEIVQYCLTNQHDYQKTAGQFQVSYQQVYQWVKKFEDGGQDALKDGRGRKKASEELTEADQQKLKMKKMEYEIERLRAEKCILKKVRGTRKKATLNQTRQETIYLAIQALQKDAAVSVQLLCEIAGIARSSYYKWLNRKPSSREQENEQLTQVMMTIYEKVERTFGYRQLTLHMRKQTGKTINHKRVERLMKVMGIQSVIRRKKKKYTNATPQQVAENLLNRKFHADAPNEKWLTDVTEFKYGNGQKAYLSAILDLHDKSIVSYVLGRSNNNPLVFQTLNLALQAAPESSPMLHSDRGYQYTSLGFKKLLNDNKMIQSMSRVGRCIDNGPMESFWGTLKCEKYYLHKYHTFEELKRDIEAYIHFYNNERLQAKLNGLSPMEFRTKAA
- a CDS encoding helix-hairpin-helix domain-containing protein: MEEQDMAGTQSGLPEKLSKPARRALQGAGYLTLEQLAEAGEAELLKLHGMGPKALDQLRRAMADQGLNFADEKQE
- a CDS encoding DJ-1/PfpI family protein; translated protein: MGKKIAVTVTDLFEDVELTSPAESFEAAGHEVAPIEWKAGKGIDITGYRSIRNDLKNAGANYKDEEVVVSRNIVTSRTPDDLPAFNRESLNLLGR
- a CDS encoding MFS transporter — encoded protein: MITPKIRNTALLVAGCYFMENLDSTIVTTAVPAMSRALHVSSAQMGLIVTAYMVTLAVFIPISGWLAERFGTRPVFLSAIAVFTLASVACAMRWRRPRRTLPLPSALPWQRWRCAPGSRSRML
- a CDS encoding metallophosphoesterase — protein: MNEPAQNKSTVSPTGDNLADSPSTGTGGKKITRRQFLARSAAALIGAGLLAGGYSWKGEPSWLEISRLTLEWKELPASFSGLKLVHFSDVHLGFNKDAGDVKRLIRHIREAEPDLICFSGDIVDSHPEDLEESVPLFAGLTAPLGKFAVLGNHDYKHAEILVGLLEAAGFTVLRNRHALIRKGNESIAVAGMEDYLINSPGPNPKAAMGGIPPGTFTVLLMHEPDYADFVQEYSIQLQLSGHSHGGQIRIPLMGAPFVPDGSVKYVSGLYTVGDQRLLYVNRGFGETYMPFRFMCRPELTVFTLRRMEG
- a CDS encoding MBL fold metallo-hydrolase codes for the protein MTHHYQQLSPHVIIMHAEHETDRPILAAIAGERRTLLMDAGNSPMHAELFRKELERRGVRMPEILALTHWHWDHTFGMQAWGLPVVAHAETGRGLSSLSGLDWSDACLLELIRQGTINEGSAADIRKEFGENRDIRIIEPDILFQDRIAIDLGGVVCELVHVGGDHSSDSCFLHVREDRVLFLGDALGPSVYGGPRKYTSAAFLKLLSVAYGYNSHWYVESHGIPMSGEEFRSDLAGWEKLARIVKVFGDDRERVVREMKVFLQCDELSEDLLQGLDYFMAGQANMV